In Triticum urartu cultivar G1812 unplaced genomic scaffold, Tu2.1 TuUngrouped_contig_5019, whole genome shotgun sequence, the genomic window CACTATCAACACCATGGATAGTGGCATAGAAGACCATGTCGATATACCCTATGGAGTGGACGGAATGCGAAGCTTCAGAATGCGACTCCTTGAAGCCGCACGGGCTGATGTTTCAGGACGCGCACGACCGGGTCCCATCCGATACAGAGGTCCGGGAGTGTCATGCACCCATCCATACAGAGGTCCAGGACGGCCGGCGGCTGGAAGAGCGGGGCAGGAGATCGAAGACCACTAGGATCGCCGCGCTACCATCCTTTTCCCCGTCAGCGCCGCTCCACATGGGCCGTCCTCCACCTCCTGCACCACAACCAGGGAACCCCCACCTCCTTCGGAGATGGGGGCCGCCGCCACAGCGGCAGAGGCCTTTGGCAGCGGCGGGAGGGGGGGGCGGCGGGGGCGAGAGGCCTTTGGCAGCGGCGGAAGGGGAGGCCGCAGTGGACGGCTGTAAACGGCGCTAGAGTTTCGCTCCTGGCATTGCCTGGGGAGCGAGGTCTAGGAGCGATCCTTTTTTTAAGGATCTGACTGGGGTTGGATAGCCCACCATGGCTGTGTTAGGTGAATAGCAGtacctaaatataagtatttttagatATTCTAATATGGATTACATACGGAgtaaaatgaatgaatctacactttaaactatatctatatacatccgtatgtagtccatattaaaatctctaaaaagacttatatttagaaacgggaGGACTATAATTTTTTCCACACAATTTCCTTAGGAATTTAGTGTGGCCTACCGTTGGGTCAAATGGGCCCCACAGGTCGCCTCCGCTGCCTCCTTTTAGGCGCCAGTTGTTATGGTCTTATCTAGCCAGGAAAAACGGGATCGACGAAAATATATACTTTAAACAAAATGAACACATACATCATTGTATTTCATAGATACTAGTACTAATTGAGCACCAAATCCAAGGGTTCCGACTATCCCCCTTTTTTTAGATCTAAAAAATTATTGAGCAAAGGTCTTCACGAGAGATGACATTGTTAGACCTACATGTGGTAGTGAGTAATGATCAATGGCAAGACCGAACTGGAAAATAATGACAAGTAGGCATAGATCAAGTTGTTGACTACATGACGGCAAGGGCGATTCCCATACAGGTAGTGCATTATTTCAGCATATAGGTGCAATTCCGTTGAAGGATATGGTTTATCGCGTTGTAGAGGTGCTATATGCTAACTGGCTATTGACAAAAATATCAAGATGAAGGATATATATTATCACAGAGGAGGGGCTAGAGTTCGGCCGGGGAGGCTATGGTAGCCGTAAATTAGGTTTAGAGAAGAAAATAAGGAGATAGAGATGGGTGGAAAAGAGAAAACATGTTAGATAAGGTATAAAAAATAGTGGCATGGCAAATCCGTAGTGAGTCGACCAATGTGTAACCTTGGGCTATTGCCAAGGGATATGTTATACGTGCCTTGCAATTTAGGTTAAGTTATTATTCCATAGAGCAATGATCGGCCCAAATAGAGATCCTCAGAATTGCTAGATGTTAAAGTGACCCTATATAATAATTTTGGAACACTAAATGTGCAAGAACACACGGCGCAATATTAGTTTTTAAAAATGGGCGGCAAAGTACGAAAAACTGGTGAGTAGCATAGAAGTTTAACCTAGTTGAATAACTTACTGAGTTAATAGAACAACTACTGGTGTATTTGGCTGTAGCCTATGTGATGCACGAAAGCCATGAGAGTGGTCCTGACTATGTCCTGGCTGACTCTGCCTAGATTATCAGATGCTAGGTGGTGATGATTTTGTATCTTTGCAGCATTCTACCGAGGATAAACGAATGTCCTTTGACTTTAAAAAATTAAGGCGAAAATATGTTCAATTAATGTAACTGACATTTTGATTATGTACATATAGTATTCGCTGGTCTTATCTTCGGCATGTCTAGCCGCGATGAACTTCCAACTCTAAAACACCTCGGAACAATTACTTGCCCCTGTGGGCTCTCTCAGGCAGCGCGATATTGCCATCACAGCGCCTTCAATTGACGCATCCTCTCCCTGTTCCATGTGTCATAAACAAAGGCAAGATCAGGAAAAACTACAGGAAAACCACGCACCATTACGAAGGATATGCCGTATTAACCTTTTCTTTCCAATAGAACATGTTTCCATACTTCCCTGCAACACGACTCCAGAAGCTCTGAGGAATGTCTAGATCAATCAATGAACCAATGTTGAAGTTTATAATGTTACCTACAAAAACAGAGCCACGCTTGAGCATTTCTGTCCTGCCAGTAAGCATGAGTGCGTGATAGTGAAAACACTTGTGTTTCAAAACTTATCTAGCAGAAAAAAAATACTGTAAAGTGAGTTTTATTGCAAAATTGAAGGCACTCTGATGTAACAAATCTGGAATTCTGGATCAGGATCATGTGCATGGCATCGTACACACCCTGGTGCATGCATTTGTGTGTGCAATAGTGCAGCCTACATCAAGAAGCGTGTGTTGTTGCAGGATAATATTATGCAGACACAAAATATATACACCAGGAATTAACATCATTGAGTATGCTCTTAGGCTTAAATGACACATCAGCTGCATGGATAAGTGAACCATATGGTTGTCATGATCATTCCTGCATCATACTTCTCCCCAGCAGTGTTCATTTTTCTTAATTCAGGAATTGCACTTTACAAATGATCCATATCTGAACTTTATTAGAGTAATATACTAAAATTTGCTATCAGTTTCGTTATTCAGATAACAAAATAGCCATGGCAAAGGAAAAACCAAGTGTAGTGTGAATATTATCTTTAGTATCATACCGAAGGTGGGATCTGCAACAAAGACAATAGTTCGGTCATCAACTTGCCAAAAATCCTTGATAGCCAATCCTGTAAGACAGCATTAATCAATTTGTATGTGCTACGATACATGTGCACAGTCATGAGAACACGAATTAATGCCTCCTGTTAGCTATAACAGAGAAGAATAAAAGATTATATGAATAATAGATTAATGAATGATTATATGATAATAGCTTATACATGTCATGTTGGCCAATGATAATCGCAAGTACATGCTCTACATTGGTTTTGAGAGTAAATAACTGCCACATAAGGAGAGAATAATCCCACTCCATATTACACGAGGTTTATGTGCATTAATCAAAAAATATATACAGATTGTCGAGTAAAAAGAATCAGCATAGATTCACAAATTAATCTGCATTAGTCCAGCAAACTCAGGACTCAGCATTCCCGATCCAATTGAATACATACGCAGCTGCCCTCGTGGGCCAGACTTGTATTCCACATGGTCAAAAGGTGCTATCTTAGGATCAGCAATATATCTAATAAGTGTGCGATTTCTATAATGATTTTAACAATTAAATTTCTGACAGTATGTGACAAAACTGAAAACAATTGCGTACTGGAAATAATTTCAACAAGATAATATGTATCTTTTTTATGTGGCCAGTCAGGAAGTTTTTACTAGCTATAGCGATATTCATCGTCAGCAATATTTGACCAGACATACCATCCTTGCATGTATTTATGCACATGAACTgaagaaaaataataaaataaaacaCAATGCGACTCATACAAATGTGAAAAAGAAAAAGCAAAAATCACCTGGTGTATCCGGATAATTTTGTGCGAGAACTCTCAACTTATACCCAGTGTCCTTCTCTAGGTCTTCAATCTCTTGGCGCAAACGATTTTCCTAAGAACAAATCAAAATAGTCAGCAGCTATCTAACATATGTACTCCaagcagactaaggcatagcctagtggtgggaaggggctgatgccttcccacccactcaggttcaaggcatggtaatTGCAATTTGGGTtcgttgcaccaattatactgtagggggttcccttacagtctttctgtcaaaagAAAA contains:
- the LOC125528658 gene encoding thylakoid lumenal 15.0 kDa protein 2, chloroplastic, whose translation is PPPPPPAAATGGEAAASWAGKLAGAVPWKAAVSGALALTLSFSCFVGLANAKAGVNKPELLPKEFTTVIDVAGFLSSGQENRLRQEIEDLEKDTGYKLRVLAQNYPDTPGLAIKDFWQVDDRTIVFVADPTFGNIINFNIGSLIDLDIPQSFWSRVAGKYGNMFYWKEKGEDASIEGAVMAISRCLREPTGASNCSEVF